The genomic interval CGGCGACAATGCCGCCTTCCGAAATGGGAGCGTCGAAGCAGCGTTCGAGACCGAAGCGCGACTGGAGTCCGTCGGTTACCCGAAACACGCCGCCGAAATAGCCGACATCCTGGCCGAAAATGAGGACATCGGGATCGTTGGCGAGCTTCTCGGCGAGCGCGCTGTTCAGCGCCTGTAACATTGTCATCGTCGGCATGGTTAGATCCCAAGCTCGCGCCGCTGTTCGATCACACGCCAGTCGGGCTCCTTGAAAACGCCCTCGAACATCTCCGAAACGGGGGGCTTCGATACGCCGAGCGTCCCGACCGCTTCGCCTGTCTTGATTGCGGCGCGCACCTCGACCTCGATCGCATCGGACAGTGCGTCGTGTTTTTCGGCATCCCAGGCGCCCGTGGCATAGAGATGCTGCGTCAATCGATCCACCGGGTCGCCGAGTGGCCAGAGGGAAGCTTCCTCGACGGGCCGGTAGCGTGTCGGATCGTCGCTCGTCGAATGCCCGTCGGCCCGATAGGTGAAAAGCTCGATCAGCGTCGGCCCGCAATTGTGGCGCGCGCGTTCGGCGGCCCACGCCGTCGCCGCCCAGACGGCGAGAAAGTCATTGCCATCGACCCGCAGTCCCGGAATGCCGTAGGCCAGTGCCTTGGCGGCGAAGGTCGTCGTTTCAGCGCCCGCTATCCCCGAAAAGCTGGAAATCGCCCACTGATTGTTGGTGACGCAAAGGATGACAGGGGCGCGATAGACCGCCGCAAAGGTCAACGCTTCATGGAAGTCGCCCTCGGCGGTCGTTCCTTCGCCGATCATCCCGAGCGCGATCGCTTTTCCGCGGCGATAGGCCGAGGCCATGGCCCAGCCAACGGCATGGCCGAAGCGGCTTCCGACATTCCCTGACAGCGAGTAGAATCCATAGTCGCGCGCCGAATAAAGGATCGGCAGCTGACGGCCCCGCAACGGATCGGCCGCATTCGAGAATATCTGGTTGATCAGCTTATCCAATGGATAGCCTCGCGCCATCAGCCAGCCGAGCATGCGATAGGTGGGAAAGCACATGTCGTCGGCGCCGAGCACCATGCTTTGGGCGACGGCGATGGCCTCCTCGCCGGTGCATTTCATATAGAAGCTCGTCTTGCCTTGGCGGTGCGCACGAAACAGGCGATCGTCGAAGGCGCGCGTCCGCATCATTGCCGTCAGTCCGGCGATGAGCGCTTCGCTGTCCAGATACGGATTCCACGGCCCCACGGCCGCATTCTGGTCGTCCAGGATGCGAATAAGGCCATAGGGGAGGTGGCGAAGGCCGGACTCGTCGGCGTCGATGGACGGCTTCGCAATCTCACCCGCATCGCTGAACCGCAAGTGCGAAAAGCTGGGAATCTCGCCAGGGCGCGCAACAGGGTTCGGGATGTGGAGGCGCAGGGCCTCGCTGTTTGATAAGATCGACACGCGATGTGATATATATTGCGCAGAGTGCAATCGCTTTGCAAGATTGCCTCGATATGGGCGAAGTATTAAAATTTCATCCTAATAATTATTCCATTTCGAGTTTATAGTTCCAACAGATGCAAGGGGCGGCGATGACGGCAAAAATTGACGCGTTCGATCGAAAGATCCTGAAGTGCCTGCAGACCGAACCCCAACTGTCGATGGTCGACCTCGCCGAACGGGTCGGCCTTTCGCACACTCCTTGCTGGCGGCGATTGCGGCGTATGGAGAATGCCGGCCTGATCATGGGGCGGCCGGTAATCCTTAATCCCGTCGCGCTCGGTTATCCGGTCAATGTTTTTGCGAACATCAAGATACGCAATCATGATGAGGCGATCCTCGAACAGTTCGAGGATGTGGTCCGTGGCCACGCCGAAATCGTTGAATGTTTCTCGATGAGCGGCGACAGCGACTATGTTCTCCGCATCGTCGCGCGAAGCATTGAAGATTACGAGCGCTTCCTGAAAAAGGTCCTTCTGCACCTCCCCGGCGTGGGCTCGATCAACTCGAGCTTTTCGCTGAAGCAGGTGAAGATGACGACGGCGATCCCGATCTGATTCCCGCAGGGTCAAGCTCGGGGTGGAGCAGGGGCGATCGGATTGCCTGCCGGCTGCGCGTGCAGGCGTTGCTGTGCAGCGATATAGGAATCGCGCCCCCACCAGGCAACGGCAATCGCCAGCAGCGCGACCGGCACCGTCGTGCAGATGATCGAATATGGCAGCGCGTTGTCGTCGTGGAACACATAATCGGTAAACAGCGCGACCGCCGTGGGCCCGACCGCCCAGCCGAGAAGGGTGGTGACGAGCAGGATCATCGTCACCGCTTGCCCGCGCATGCGGTTGGGAACGACGTCCTGCGTCACCAGCGGCAGCGTGCCGATCGCGGTGACATGGGCGATCATCTGCAGGCCGAGGAAGAAGAACGCCAAGTAGACGTTCGTCATCAGCGGCCAAAGAATGACGCAGGGGATGAATAGCGCCTCGCCAACGAATAGTGGCGCGAGCCGCGCGTCAGGGCGTCCTTGCTTGTGCCAGCGGTCCCCCAGATAACCGCACAGGAGAAAGCCGATCGTCGATGCAACAATCAATTGTATTCCGACGATCAGCCCGATGGTCTCCATCGGCAAGCCGTGCATGCGCTGGAACACCGAGGGAATCCAGGGAACGAGAGCATTGCCAACAAAGGCGATCGCGACTTGAGAGATCAGCACGCAGGTGAAGGCGCGTCGTTCCGATAGGATATGCTTCCAGAAGTCGGCGGACGTGCGCTTGGAATCAACGGCAGCGGAAACGTCGGGCTGGTCGTCGCGGCGGACCGGTTCACTCACGCCGAACATCAAAAGCGCGGTGATCAATCCCGGCGCACCGACGAATATAAATGCCGCCTGCCACGGAACGAAACTGCCCAGTAAGGGTAGGACGACGCTGGATTGCCCGCTCATCGATCCGACGACCGCTCCGCCGATCATCAGCGACAGGCCTGTTCCAAGCGCATGCGACGTCATGTAAATGGCGATCGCCCGGCCGCGGATTGCGGGTTCGACATAATCGGCAATCATCGAATAGGCAGCTGGCGCGAGGATGGCTTCGCCGACTCCGACGCCCATCCGCGCGATCACCAACTGGGCATAGGTGGTCGTATAGCCCGACCAGATCGTCATGACCGACCAGAAGAGGATCCCGACGATGATCAGATTTCGGCGATTGCTGCGGTCCACCAGCCGCCCGAACAGCGGGCCGGCAATCGCATAGATCACGGCAAAAGCAGCCCCTTGAAACAGGCTGACCTGAGTATCGCTGATCTGGAACGCGTCGCGGATCGGCTTGACCAGCAGGGCAGGGAACTGCTGGTCGAGGCGCGAATGGAGCGTCACGATCATCAGGATGGCGATGACCACCATCGCGTGCGACCGTCGGGGATAGGATTGCTCGGAAAGCGTCTCGGTCGTCATTCAGGGCTGCTCCCACTCATTGCTGACGACCCGGTTCGCGCTATCACGCTGCGGCCTCTTTCTCGGTGCCATCGACGTTGCATTGCGAGTTCAACTTGACATATGTCAAGTGAATAGCGGCGATGGTTGGGCCTGCGCGCGAGATTGCGGCTCGTGACGAGATTTCAAAAGTTGCGGCAAGGCATAGTTGCACCTTCGCCGAATTCCTGCGGTCGCTCGACGAGGCAAGCCGGTCCCGGCCGCCCAAGGGGCCGGCCGATATAGAGCAGACATACCGGGTTGCCGCCAAGCGTCTCCGGAACGCCGGAGCCAACATAACCGTTCGCGAAATGCGGCGGCTGGTTCAGCATCTTCGGGACTTTATGTCCGAGGAGCTTCCGGATCTCCTCAAGGCGGAAGGTGCGGCTCCTCCGGACTGACCCGACATCCACTGGCGCTGATGGTCGGAACCGCGTATCGCCGAGGGATGGGACGATTTGCGGGCCGGTCGGCGGAAAAGAGGTTCAGCACGCTCTGTTCGGATCAGGGGGTTACCTGCAACGAACCGGGCGAAGACGATCATGGGTGGGACCATATCGTCGAATTCCCCCCACCGGCCGGTCGCGGGCATCTCGGCGGACATGCAGCGGCCGCT from uncultured Sphingopyxis sp. carries:
- a CDS encoding thiamine pyrophosphate-dependent enzyme, with amino-acid sequence MSILSNSEALRLHIPNPVARPGEIPSFSHLRFSDAGEIAKPSIDADESGLRHLPYGLIRILDDQNAAVGPWNPYLDSEALIAGLTAMMRTRAFDDRLFRAHRQGKTSFYMKCTGEEAIAVAQSMVLGADDMCFPTYRMLGWLMARGYPLDKLINQIFSNAADPLRGRQLPILYSARDYGFYSLSGNVGSRFGHAVGWAMASAYRRGKAIALGMIGEGTTAEGDFHEALTFAAVYRAPVILCVTNNQWAISSFSGIAGAETTTFAAKALAYGIPGLRVDGNDFLAVWAATAWAAERARHNCGPTLIELFTYRADGHSTSDDPTRYRPVEEASLWPLGDPVDRLTQHLYATGAWDAEKHDALSDAIEVEVRAAIKTGEAVGTLGVSKPPVSEMFEGVFKEPDWRVIEQRRELGI
- a CDS encoding Lrp/AsnC family transcriptional regulator; this encodes MQGAAMTAKIDAFDRKILKCLQTEPQLSMVDLAERVGLSHTPCWRRLRRMENAGLIMGRPVILNPVALGYPVNVFANIKIRNHDEAILEQFEDVVRGHAEIVECFSMSGDSDYVLRIVARSIEDYERFLKKVLLHLPGVGSINSSFSLKQVKMTTAIPI
- a CDS encoding MFS transporter, producing the protein MTTETLSEQSYPRRSHAMVVIAILMIVTLHSRLDQQFPALLVKPIRDAFQISDTQVSLFQGAAFAVIYAIAGPLFGRLVDRSNRRNLIIVGILFWSVMTIWSGYTTTYAQLVIARMGVGVGEAILAPAAYSMIADYVEPAIRGRAIAIYMTSHALGTGLSLMIGGAVVGSMSGQSSVVLPLLGSFVPWQAAFIFVGAPGLITALLMFGVSEPVRRDDQPDVSAAVDSKRTSADFWKHILSERRAFTCVLISQVAIAFVGNALVPWIPSVFQRMHGLPMETIGLIVGIQLIVASTIGFLLCGYLGDRWHKQGRPDARLAPLFVGEALFIPCVILWPLMTNVYLAFFFLGLQMIAHVTAIGTLPLVTQDVVPNRMRGQAVTMILLVTTLLGWAVGPTAVALFTDYVFHDDNALPYSIICTTVPVALLAIAVAWWGRDSYIAAQQRLHAQPAGNPIAPAPPRA